A DNA window from Clavibacter sepedonicus contains the following coding sequences:
- the ftsH gene encoding ATP-dependent zinc metalloprotease FtsH, translating into MNFKKLLRSPILIVVLAIVVVSVGFSLITGSGYKTITTQHGLELIQDGKVASAKIIDGEQRVDLTLASADGDNGTMVQFNYVAQRGGEIVSAITTANPAEGFDDQVPQPSWLLSAFSILLPLLLIGFFIWIMFSGMQGGGNRVMQFGKSKAKLASKDSPKVTFADVAGADEAIEELEEIKDFLKEPAKFQAVGARIPKGVLLYGPPGTGKTLLARAVAGEAGVPFYSISGSDFVEMFVGVGASRVRDLFEQAKQNAPAIIFVDEIDAVGRHRGAGVGGGNDEREQTLNQLLVEMDGFDVKTNVILIAATNRPDVLDPALLRPGRFDRQIGVDAPDLQGRKQILEVHGRGKPLAAGVDLEVLARKTPGFTGADLANVLNEAALLTARSNAQLIDDRALDEAVDRVMAGPQRRSRIMRDHEKLITAYHEGGHALAAAAMNNTDPVTKVTILPRGRALGYTMVLPLEDKYSVTRNELLDQLTYAMGGRVAEEIVFHDPTTGASNDIEKATSTARRMVTEYGMSAKIGSVKLGSSSGEPFLGRDLGGSRDYSEDMALTVDAEVRALLDGAHDEAWQVINDNRDVLDRLATELLEKETLDHDQLAAIFADVKKLPPRPQWLSSDKRPLSDLPPVPMPQKAPIDQGVVDGAVDSEPPAGKPKRSPFPRPATA; encoded by the coding sequence ATGAACTTCAAGAAACTCCTCCGCAGCCCGATCCTCATCGTCGTCCTCGCCATCGTCGTGGTGTCGGTGGGCTTCAGCCTCATCACCGGATCCGGCTACAAGACCATCACCACGCAGCACGGCCTCGAGCTGATCCAGGACGGCAAGGTCGCCTCCGCCAAGATCATCGACGGCGAGCAGCGCGTGGACCTCACGCTCGCGAGCGCCGACGGCGACAACGGCACCATGGTGCAGTTCAACTACGTCGCGCAGCGCGGCGGCGAGATCGTCTCCGCCATCACGACCGCGAACCCCGCCGAGGGCTTCGACGACCAGGTGCCCCAACCGAGCTGGTTGCTGTCGGCGTTCAGCATCCTGCTGCCGCTGCTGCTCATCGGCTTCTTCATCTGGATCATGTTCTCCGGCATGCAGGGCGGCGGGAACCGCGTCATGCAGTTCGGCAAGTCGAAGGCGAAGCTCGCCTCCAAGGACTCGCCGAAGGTCACGTTCGCGGACGTCGCCGGGGCGGACGAGGCCATCGAGGAGCTCGAGGAGATCAAGGACTTCCTCAAGGAGCCCGCCAAGTTCCAGGCCGTCGGCGCCCGCATCCCCAAGGGCGTGCTGCTGTACGGCCCTCCCGGCACCGGCAAGACGCTCCTCGCGCGCGCCGTCGCGGGTGAGGCGGGCGTGCCCTTCTACTCGATCTCCGGATCCGACTTCGTCGAGATGTTCGTGGGCGTCGGCGCGAGCCGTGTGCGCGACCTCTTCGAGCAGGCCAAGCAGAACGCGCCGGCCATCATCTTCGTCGACGAGATCGACGCGGTCGGCCGCCACCGCGGTGCCGGCGTCGGCGGCGGCAACGACGAGCGCGAGCAGACGCTCAACCAGCTCCTGGTGGAGATGGACGGCTTCGACGTCAAGACCAACGTCATCCTCATCGCGGCCACCAACCGGCCCGACGTGCTCGACCCCGCGCTCCTGCGCCCCGGCCGCTTCGACCGCCAGATCGGCGTCGATGCCCCCGACCTGCAGGGCCGCAAGCAGATCCTCGAGGTGCACGGGCGCGGCAAGCCGCTCGCCGCGGGCGTCGACCTCGAGGTCCTCGCGCGGAAGACCCCGGGCTTCACCGGCGCCGACCTCGCCAACGTCCTCAACGAGGCCGCGCTCCTCACGGCGCGCTCCAACGCGCAGCTGATCGACGACCGTGCCCTCGACGAGGCCGTCGACCGCGTCATGGCCGGCCCCCAGCGCCGCAGCCGCATCATGCGCGACCACGAGAAGCTCATCACCGCGTACCACGAGGGCGGCCACGCGCTCGCGGCGGCGGCCATGAACAACACGGATCCCGTCACGAAGGTCACGATCCTGCCGCGCGGCCGCGCCCTCGGCTACACGATGGTGCTGCCGCTGGAGGACAAGTACTCCGTCACCCGCAACGAGCTGCTCGACCAGCTGACGTACGCCATGGGCGGCCGCGTCGCGGAGGAGATCGTGTTCCACGACCCCACCACGGGCGCGTCGAACGACATCGAGAAGGCCACGTCGACCGCGCGTCGCATGGTCACCGAGTACGGCATGAGCGCCAAGATCGGATCCGTGAAGCTCGGCTCCAGCTCCGGCGAGCCGTTCCTCGGCCGCGACCTCGGCGGCAGCCGCGACTACTCGGAGGACATGGCCCTCACGGTCGACGCCGAGGTGCGCGCGCTCCTCGACGGCGCGCACGACGAGGCGTGGCAGGTCATCAACGACAACCGCGACGTGCTCGACCGCCTGGCCACCGAGCTGCTCGAGAAGGAGACGCTCGACCACGACCAGCTCGCGGCGATCTTCGCGGACGTGAAGAAGCTGCCGCCGCGCCCGCAGTGGCTCTCGAGCGACAAGCGCCCGCTGTCCGACCTGCCTCCCGTGCCCATGCCGCAGAAGGCGCCCATCGACCAGGGCGTCGTCGACGGCGCGGTCGACTCGGAGCCGCCGGCCGGCAAGCCGAAGCGCTCGCCCTTCCCGCGTCCCGCGACGGCGTGA
- a CDS encoding peptidoglycan DD-metalloendopeptidase family protein: MHHDLLRSSPTSGARRQRPRGRRSLQAIVAIAAVLLTGSIAAPAHADTFASWDDVQKARGDEQAQQALVQRINDEIASLQQKVSDAQDLVVQRGDEHDKAQQAADDKQAETILLQQRVDEAAEKATKSQEQAAGLAKQLMRSGGQNLSGTLLLSEGDGSDDLLDKLGTMSKVAEKSDQIYAIALQDRNAAKSLSDQAQVALTELDALNAKAEQLLEEAAQAQQDLEQALEDQSAQKADADAKLSVITENREATEDDYQAGVRKRQADADALAASQGGAGGDVSPGAISSSGWTAPLPGASTSSFFGYRIHPIYHTKIMHAGEDLVRGYSCGETQYAAHSGTVSFAGRNGGYGNYIRIDHGGGVSSAYGHIMDGGTLVRTGQQVVAGQPIARTGTTGGSTGCHLHFEIRIDGNAVDPVAFMHGQGVSITSTH; the protein is encoded by the coding sequence ATGCACCATGACCTCCTCCGGAGCTCGCCCACCTCGGGCGCCAGACGACAGCGCCCGCGCGGCCGCCGCAGCCTCCAGGCGATCGTCGCCATCGCCGCCGTGCTCCTCACCGGGTCGATCGCGGCTCCCGCCCACGCCGACACCTTCGCCTCGTGGGACGACGTGCAGAAGGCCCGCGGCGACGAGCAGGCCCAGCAGGCGCTCGTGCAGCGCATCAACGACGAGATCGCGTCGCTCCAGCAGAAGGTCAGCGACGCGCAGGACCTCGTGGTCCAGCGCGGCGACGAGCACGACAAGGCGCAGCAGGCGGCGGATGACAAGCAGGCGGAGACGATCCTGCTCCAGCAGAGGGTCGACGAGGCTGCCGAGAAGGCCACCAAGTCCCAGGAGCAGGCGGCCGGCCTCGCCAAGCAGCTGATGCGGTCCGGCGGGCAGAACCTCTCCGGCACCCTCCTCCTCAGCGAGGGCGACGGCAGCGACGACCTCCTCGACAAGCTCGGCACCATGAGCAAGGTCGCCGAGAAGTCCGACCAGATCTACGCGATCGCGCTCCAGGACCGCAACGCCGCCAAGTCCCTCAGCGACCAGGCCCAGGTGGCGCTCACGGAGCTCGATGCGCTGAACGCGAAGGCCGAGCAGCTCCTCGAGGAGGCCGCCCAGGCGCAGCAGGACCTCGAGCAGGCGCTCGAGGACCAGAGCGCGCAGAAGGCGGACGCCGACGCGAAGCTCTCCGTCATCACCGAGAACCGCGAGGCCACCGAGGACGACTACCAGGCGGGCGTCCGCAAGCGCCAGGCCGACGCGGACGCACTCGCCGCGAGCCAGGGCGGCGCGGGAGGCGACGTCTCGCCCGGTGCCATCAGCTCATCCGGCTGGACCGCGCCGCTGCCGGGAGCCAGCACGAGCAGCTTCTTCGGGTACCGGATCCACCCGATCTACCACACCAAGATCATGCACGCGGGCGAGGACCTCGTCCGCGGGTACAGCTGCGGCGAGACCCAGTACGCGGCCCACTCGGGCACCGTGAGCTTCGCGGGCCGGAACGGCGGCTACGGCAACTACATCCGCATCGACCACGGCGGCGGCGTCTCCTCGGCCTACGGGCACATCATGGACGGCGGCACGCTCGTCCGCACCGGCCAGCAGGTCGTCGCGGGCCAGCCCATCGCCCGCACGGGAACCACGGGCGGCTCCACCGGGTGCCACCTCCACTTCGAGATCCGCATCGACGGGAACGCCGTCGACCCCGTGGCGTTCATGCACGGCCAGGGCGTCTCCATCACCAGCACGCATTGA
- a CDS encoding O-acetyl-ADP-ribose deacetylase produces MTLIEAVRGDITRQDVDAIVNAANSSLLGGGGVDGAIHRAAGPELLAACRRVRADELPDGLPAGDAIATPGFRLPARHVIHTVGPVWSRSDDRTAVLASAYRRSIEVASALGIRSVAFPAVSAGVYGWPLDDAARVAVGAVRGAVADGAAEGIELVRFVLFSDEVLAAFEGALASDV; encoded by the coding sequence ATGACGCTCATCGAGGCCGTGCGCGGCGACATCACCCGGCAGGACGTCGACGCGATCGTGAACGCGGCGAACTCGTCGCTCCTCGGCGGCGGGGGAGTGGACGGCGCGATCCACCGCGCGGCCGGCCCGGAGCTGCTCGCCGCCTGCCGCCGCGTCCGCGCCGACGAGCTGCCTGACGGCCTGCCCGCGGGCGACGCGATCGCGACGCCCGGCTTCCGCCTGCCCGCGCGCCACGTGATCCACACGGTCGGCCCGGTCTGGTCCCGGTCCGACGACCGCACCGCGGTGCTCGCGAGCGCCTACCGCCGGTCGATCGAGGTGGCCTCTGCCCTCGGCATCCGCAGCGTCGCCTTCCCCGCGGTCTCGGCCGGGGTCTACGGCTGGCCGCTCGACGACGCGGCGCGCGTGGCGGTGGGCGCGGTGCGCGGAGCGGTGGCCGACGGCGCGGCGGAGGGCATCGAGCTCGTGCGCTTCGTGCTCTTCTCGGACGAGGTGCTCGCGGCCTTCGAGGGGGCGCTCGCGTCCGACGTCTGA
- the tilS gene encoding tRNA lysidine(34) synthetase TilS, whose translation MPSERPRLTPAVADLRRAVREALATLPAQPAGPALVALSGGADSLALAAAAAFEGPRAGVAVGAVVVDHGLQDGSADVAARAADAARALGLAPVVVTRVRVDRSASGPEAAARAARYAAFDDALRATGSRALLLAHTLDDQAETVLLGLARGSGAASLHGMARSTPARTAGAVHLRPLLGIRAAITRAACADQGLDPWQDPHNADPSYARVRVRHDVLPVLERELGPGIAVALARTADQLREDDDALEHFAAEMVEEIADHAEAGISLEVASLLAAPPALRHRLIRLAAREEFAAHLSRTHVLEVARLVTDWHGQGPVDLPGVRVLRKDELIVLSARTTEE comes from the coding sequence ATGCCCTCCGAGCGCCCCCGTCTCACCCCCGCCGTCGCGGACCTCAGGCGGGCGGTCCGCGAGGCGCTCGCGACGCTCCCCGCGCAGCCGGCCGGTCCCGCCCTCGTCGCCCTCTCCGGCGGCGCCGACTCGCTCGCGCTGGCCGCGGCGGCCGCGTTCGAGGGGCCGCGCGCGGGCGTCGCCGTGGGCGCCGTCGTCGTCGACCACGGGCTGCAGGACGGATCCGCCGACGTCGCCGCCCGCGCCGCCGATGCCGCGCGCGCTCTCGGCCTCGCGCCGGTCGTCGTGACGCGCGTGCGGGTGGACAGGAGCGCGTCCGGCCCCGAGGCCGCCGCCCGCGCCGCCCGCTACGCCGCGTTCGACGACGCGCTCCGGGCGACCGGATCCCGCGCGCTGCTCCTCGCCCACACTCTCGACGACCAGGCCGAGACCGTGCTGCTCGGGCTCGCCCGGGGATCCGGCGCCGCCAGCCTGCACGGCATGGCGCGGTCGACGCCCGCGCGCACGGCCGGCGCCGTCCACCTGCGGCCGCTGCTCGGGATCCGCGCGGCCATCACGCGCGCGGCGTGCGCCGACCAGGGCCTCGACCCGTGGCAGGACCCGCACAACGCCGACCCCTCCTACGCCCGCGTCCGCGTCCGCCACGACGTGCTGCCCGTGCTCGAACGCGAGCTCGGCCCCGGGATCGCCGTGGCCCTCGCCCGCACGGCCGACCAGCTGCGCGAGGACGACGACGCGCTCGAGCACTTCGCCGCCGAGATGGTCGAGGAGATCGCGGACCACGCCGAGGCGGGCATCTCCCTCGAGGTGGCCTCGCTCCTCGCCGCGCCGCCCGCGCTGCGGCACCGGCTGATCCGGCTCGCCGCGCGCGAGGAGTTCGCGGCGCACCTCTCGCGGACGCACGTCCTGGAGGTCGCGCGGCTCGTCACCGACTGGCACGGGCAGGGGCCGGTCGACCTGCCGGGCGTTAGGGTTCTACGCAAGGACGAGCTCATCGTCCTCAGCGCCAGGACGACGGAAGAGTGA
- the hpt gene encoding hypoxanthine phosphoribosyltransferase — MRSTDIADDLTEVLHTQEEIHGRIAEMCREIERDNPGEDLLLVGVLKGAVMVMADLARELALPIHMDWMAVSSYGSGTKSSGVVRILKDLDADLTGRRVLIVEDIIDSGLTLSWLLANLRSRGAASVEVCALLRKPEAAKIAVDVKYVGFEIPDDFVVGYGLDYAERYRNLRDVAILAPHVYS; from the coding sequence ATGAGATCCACCGACATCGCCGACGACCTGACCGAGGTCCTCCACACCCAGGAGGAGATCCACGGCCGCATCGCCGAGATGTGCCGCGAGATCGAGCGCGACAACCCGGGGGAGGACCTGCTCCTCGTGGGCGTGCTGAAGGGCGCGGTCATGGTCATGGCCGACCTCGCGCGCGAGCTCGCGCTTCCCATCCACATGGACTGGATGGCGGTCAGCTCCTACGGCTCCGGCACCAAGTCGAGCGGCGTCGTCCGCATCCTCAAGGACCTCGACGCCGACCTCACCGGCCGCCGCGTGCTCATCGTCGAGGACATCATCGACTCCGGCCTCACGCTCTCCTGGCTGCTGGCGAACCTGCGCTCCCGCGGCGCCGCGAGCGTCGAGGTGTGCGCCCTGCTGCGCAAGCCCGAGGCCGCGAAGATCGCCGTCGACGTGAAGTACGTGGGCTTCGAGATCCCGGACGACTTCGTGGTCGGCTACGGCCTCGACTACGCCGAGCGGTACCGCAACCTCCGCGACGTGGCGATCCTCGCGCCGCACGTCTACAGCTGA
- a CDS encoding inorganic diphosphatase has product MASYDVVVEIPKGSRNKYEVDHETGRVYLDRVLFTSFVYPTDYGYFENTLGLDGDPVDVLVLLEYPVFPGVGVAIRPVGVFNMSDEAGIDSKVIGVPAKDPRWAHIQDIDDVPQQTRNEIEHFFEHYKDLEPGKWVKTEGWGDAAEAERIVQAGFEKLQAEGDGHGHGGEPDEDA; this is encoded by the coding sequence ATGGCCAGCTACGACGTCGTCGTCGAAATCCCCAAGGGGTCCCGCAACAAGTACGAGGTCGACCACGAGACGGGCCGCGTGTACCTGGACCGCGTGCTCTTCACGTCGTTCGTCTACCCCACCGACTACGGCTACTTCGAGAACACGCTCGGCCTCGACGGCGACCCCGTCGACGTGCTGGTGCTCCTCGAGTACCCGGTCTTCCCCGGCGTCGGCGTCGCCATCCGCCCCGTGGGCGTCTTCAACATGAGCGACGAGGCCGGCATCGACTCCAAGGTCATCGGCGTCCCCGCGAAGGACCCGCGCTGGGCCCACATCCAGGACATCGACGACGTGCCGCAGCAGACGCGCAACGAGATCGAGCACTTCTTCGAGCACTACAAGGACCTCGAGCCCGGCAAGTGGGTCAAGACCGAGGGCTGGGGCGACGCGGCCGAGGCCGAGCGCATCGTGCAGGCCGGCTTCGAGAAGCTCCAGGCCGAGGGCGACGGCCACGGCCACGGCGGCGAGCCGGACGAGGACGCCTGA
- a CDS encoding C40 family peptidase has product MNHLRPTTVVISTIAVGVIAVSSGVAAQTAFAATDYPSWADVQAAKANQADTQAAIDRVTELVTGLQESADQSNKAALIAGEKYAEAQALRDAKADELARLQKKADEAQATALTSRMRAGLLASHLARAGGQDITASLFSSDGEDAEELLRSLGTMSKLSESTQSVYQQALADRNSAASLSDQAQVAKDDLARLADEAQQALDDANSAAATAQAAVTEQTRNSDQLIAQLALLKDSTAEIEAQYIQSITQPPIPAAAAAPAASSGSSSGGSSGGSSSGGGSSSGGGGGGASSGGGGGSSSGGGSSAPAPAPAPQQPAPQQPSRPAPAPAPAPAPAPAPSGNAAQVAIGFAKAQLGESYVLGGAGPNVWDCSGLVMMAYRAAGIDVGSHSVSSQYAKMQSQGRLVPFSQRQAGDIIFWNSGGGFYHDAISLGGDTIIAAPKPGDVVKIQGLWGGSDIMPYVGRPG; this is encoded by the coding sequence ATGAACCACCTCCGCCCGACCACGGTCGTCATCTCCACGATCGCCGTGGGGGTGATCGCGGTGTCCAGCGGCGTCGCCGCCCAGACCGCGTTCGCCGCCACCGACTACCCCTCGTGGGCCGACGTGCAGGCGGCGAAGGCGAACCAGGCCGACACGCAGGCGGCCATCGACCGCGTGACCGAGCTGGTCACGGGCCTGCAGGAGTCCGCGGACCAGTCGAACAAGGCCGCGCTGATCGCCGGCGAGAAGTACGCCGAGGCGCAGGCCCTGCGCGACGCGAAGGCGGACGAGCTCGCGCGCCTGCAGAAGAAGGCCGACGAGGCGCAGGCCACGGCCCTCACCAGCCGGATGCGCGCCGGGCTCCTCGCGAGCCACCTCGCCCGAGCGGGCGGCCAGGACATCACCGCGAGCCTCTTCTCGTCCGACGGGGAGGACGCGGAGGAGCTGCTGCGCTCGCTCGGCACGATGTCGAAGCTGTCCGAGAGCACGCAGTCCGTGTACCAGCAGGCGCTCGCGGATCGCAACAGCGCCGCGTCGCTGAGCGACCAGGCGCAGGTCGCCAAGGACGATCTCGCCCGCCTCGCGGACGAGGCCCAGCAGGCTCTCGACGACGCGAACTCCGCCGCCGCGACCGCGCAGGCCGCGGTCACCGAGCAGACGCGCAACAGCGACCAGCTCATCGCGCAGCTCGCGCTCCTCAAGGACTCCACCGCGGAGATCGAGGCGCAGTACATCCAGAGCATCACGCAGCCGCCGATCCCCGCGGCCGCGGCGGCCCCGGCGGCCTCCTCCGGGTCCTCGTCCGGCGGCTCGTCCGGCGGGTCGTCGTCCGGCGGTGGCTCCTCATCCGGCGGCGGCGGCGGTGGTGCGTCGTCCGGTGGCGGTGGCGGATCCTCGTCCGGCGGCGGATCGAGCGCGCCCGCGCCCGCCCCCGCGCCCCAGCAGCCGGCCCCGCAGCAGCCGTCGCGTCCCGCGCCCGCCCCGGCGCCGGCTCCCGCTCCGGCGCCCGCGCCCTCCGGCAACGCCGCGCAGGTCGCCATCGGGTTCGCGAAGGCCCAGCTCGGCGAGTCCTACGTCCTCGGCGGTGCGGGCCCGAACGTGTGGGACTGCTCGGGCCTCGTGATGATGGCGTACCGCGCGGCGGGCATCGACGTCGGCAGCCACTCGGTGAGCAGCCAGTACGCCAAGATGCAGTCGCAGGGCCGCCTCGTCCCGTTCTCGCAGCGCCAGGCCGGCGACATCATCTTCTGGAACAGCGGTGGCGGCTTCTACCATGACGCCATCTCGCTCGGCGGGGACACCATCATCGCGGCGCCGAAGCCCGGCGACGTGGTGAAGATCCAGGGCCTCTGGGGCGGCAGCGACATCATGCCCTACGTCGGCCGACCCGGCTGA